A single region of the Streptomyces diastaticus subsp. diastaticus genome encodes:
- a CDS encoding NAD(P)H-dependent oxidoreductase, translating into MSTDDMPRTLVVIAHPDPGSLTHHVSQRLGAALRPGAVEVADLHREGFDPRFTPADRRAYHEGGGHPPDVLREQQRLDRATDLVLVFPVYWWSVPALLKGWIDRVFVSGWAFEYSAPAGVQPKLQRLTTHLLPVAGADAGAYERHGYGTALRTQLTHGLVDYVGSRRGATAFVHDSEQPSTEATEATVDRAVRTVAAAVRVPAPRP; encoded by the coding sequence ATGAGCACCGACGACATGCCGCGCACCCTCGTGGTCATCGCGCACCCTGATCCTGGCTCTCTCACCCACCACGTCTCGCAACGCCTCGGCGCTGCCCTGCGCCCCGGGGCGGTCGAGGTCGCGGATCTGCACCGGGAGGGGTTCGACCCCCGGTTCACCCCGGCGGACCGTCGCGCCTACCACGAGGGCGGCGGCCACCCGCCCGACGTGCTTCGCGAACAGCAGCGCCTGGACCGGGCGACCGACCTCGTTCTGGTCTTCCCGGTGTACTGGTGGTCGGTGCCGGCCCTGCTGAAGGGGTGGATCGACCGGGTCTTCGTGAGCGGCTGGGCCTTCGAGTACTCCGCCCCGGCAGGGGTGCAGCCCAAGCTCCAGCGGCTCACGACGCACCTGCTGCCGGTAGCCGGTGCCGACGCCGGCGCGTACGAGCGGCACGGCTACGGGACGGCGCTGCGCACGCAACTCACGCACGGCCTCGTCGACTACGTCGGCAGCCGCCGCGGCGCCACTGCCTTCGTCCACGATTCCGAGCAGCCCTCCACCGAGGCCACAGAGGCCACCGTCGACCGCGCGGTCCGCACGGTCGCGGCCGCAGTCCGGGTCCCCGCTCCTCGTCCCTGA